In Pseudophryne corroboree isolate aPseCor3 chromosome 3, aPseCor3.hap2, whole genome shotgun sequence, a genomic segment contains:
- the LOC135054797 gene encoding zinc finger protein 436-like, whose product MSKYRGKMTESIIDLTLEIIYLLTGEDYIVMKKSGECKTPSSCLSASRGLNRTQSPITVPPLHSLILERDNDQQILELTNKIIQLLTGEVPIRCEDITVHFSVEEWEYIEGHKDLYKDVMEHQQPLRTLDGSAAGKTLYEDFHPGFTECKSTNDDNEAKCLKIEEESEIKTTSERNVTEITKQSVSHEEGNVIDKDIYTDVTQYTPTHVKEESVFCEQGNITNAIIYTPAHHTQHTSIKEEPVSCAERRKLTHTDNYTPTDHTHQASAIKEISASCAERRNLSDTDIYTPTDQTPTHIKEEPVSCAERGKLTHTDNYTPTDHTHQASAIKEISASCAERRNLSDTDIYTPTDQTPTHIKEEPVSCAERGNKTDNDHYTLTDQTQYTSPIKEESVYYEQGAFMETDIYVPTGVCEESNLNIFTPMDQLYKDIDILDFSKWDLCPEKTHNPSLVTYPECREIVTNKSTPPLNPRTCVGDKTTVCSDWWRSFGVNSHLAAPQKVHPVPKPHHFNDREKRFTKQSDFYRHQRFNTREKEFFCYVCGKYFSTNPHLIRHQRIHTGERPFPCTECGKSFNQKSILVTHQRTHTGEKPFVCSVCGKSFIKSSNLVTHQRVHGGEKPFYCPECGKSFMKSSSLVAHQRTHRARKQFTFL is encoded by the exons ATGAGCAAGTACAGGGGCAAGATGACGGAAAGCATTATAGACCTTACCCTGGAGATAATCtatctgctgactggggag GATTATATTGTTATGAAGAAGTCTGGTGAATGTAAGACACCTAGCAGCTGTCTCTCTGCATCTAGAGGATTgaacaggacccagagccccatcacggtgcctccacttcACTCACTGATACTTGAGAGGGACAATGACCagcagatcctggaactcaccaacaagatcattcagctgctgactggagag gttcctataagatgTGAGGATATCACTGTCCATTTCTCCGTGGAAGAGTGGGAGTATATAGAAGGACACAAGGACTTGTACAAAGACGTCATGGAACATCAACAGCCTCTCCGAACCTTGG ATGGGTCTGCGGCTGGTAAAACATTGTATGAAGACTTTCATCCCGGTTTTACTGAGTGCAAGTCTACAAATGATGACAATGAAGCAAAATGCCTGAAAATTGAGGAAGAAAGTGAGATAAAGACAACATCCGAGAGGAATGTGACTGAAATTACAAAGCAATCTGTATCGCATGAAGAAGGAAATGTCATCGATAAAGACATTTACACAGATGTTACACAGTATACGCCTACTCATGTAAAGGAGGAATCCGTCTTCTGTGAACAAGGAAATATCACCAATGCTATCATTTATACTCCTGCACATCATACACAGCATACATCtattaaggaggaaccagtctcTTGTGCAGAAAGAAGAAAGCTCACACACACTGACAATTATACACCTACGGATCATACACACCAAGCATCTGCTATTAAGGAGATATCTGCCTCATGTGCCGAAAGAAGAAACCTCTCAGACACTGACATCTATACACCCACAGATCAGACACCTACTCATATAAAGGAGGAACCAGTCTCTTGTGCAGAAAGAGGAAAGCTCACACACACTGACAATTATACACCTACGGATCATACACACCAAGCATCTGCTATTAAGGAGATATCTGCCTCATGTGCAGAAAGAAGAAACCTCTCAGACACTGACATCTATACACCCACAGATCAGACACCTACTCATATAAAGGAGGAACCAGTCTCTTGTGCAGAAAGAGGAAATAAAACAGACAATGACCATTATACACTTACAGATCAGACACAGTATACATCTCCTATTAAAGAGGAATCTGTGTACTATGAACAAGGGGCTTTCATGGAAACTGATATTTATGTACCTACAGGTGTTTGTGAAGAGAGTAATCTGAATATATTTACTCCGATGGACCAATTGTATAAAGATATTGACATTCTGGACTTTAGTAAATGGGACCTCTGCCCAGAGAAAACGCACAACCCATCGTTGGTAACCTACCCCGAGTGCAGGGAGATTGTCACCAACAAATCAACGCCTCCGTTGAATCCGAGGACCTGTGTAGGAGATAAAACAACTGTCTGTTCCGACTGGTGGAGGTCATTTGGCGTTAACTCGCATCTAGCTGCGCCGCAGAAAGTGCACCCAGTTCCGAAACCGCATCATTTTAACGACCGGGAAAAAAGGTTCACCAAACAGTCTGACTTTTATCGACATCAGAGATTTAATACCAGAGAGAAAGAGTTCTTCTGCTATGTATGTGGGAAATATTTTTCCACTAACCCCCATCTCATCCGGCACCAGAGGATTCACACGGGAGAGAGGCCTTTCCCTTGCACTGAATGTGGAAAGAGCTTTAACCAGAAGTCAATCCTGGTTACACACCAGCGGACGCACACGGGAGAGAAACCCTTTGTGTGTTCAGTCTGCGGGAAATCCTTTATCAAGAGCTCCAACCTCGTCACCCATCAAAGAGTCCACGGaggagagaagccattttattGCCCCGAATGTGGAAAGTCTTTCATGAAAAGTTCCAGCCTTGTCGCACATCAAAGAACTCACCGGGCCAGAAAGCAATTTACCTTTCTCTAA